The genomic segment CAAAACGTTGGCCGAGGTGACGCCGCGGCTCTTGACGGAGTACAAACTCATGCGTCGCGTGATGGCCAAGCCTGCGACGGTCAACAAGGAGCTCGGGCTGATGCGGCACGCCTTCAATGTCGCCAGTCGGGAGTGGGAGTGGTGTCGGAAGAATCCCCTGCGGCGGGTCTCCTTCGAGCCGGTGCGGAACGAAGTGGACCGGTGGCTGACCGCTCAGGAAGAGGCGCGGCTCCTGGCCGCGGCCTTCGACTGGCTTCAAGAGGTGATCGTCTTTGCGCTGAATACCGGGATGCGCCAAGGCGAAATCTTAGCGCTGCAGTGGCCGGACATTGATTTCGAACGCGGGACGCTTCTGGTGATGCAGAGTAAAAACGGGACTCGACGGACGATCCCGCTCAATACGGTGGTCGTTGACTTACTCGCGACGAAGTACGCCAGAAGTATCTCAAAAACGGCGTGGGTCTTTCCGACGCAGGCCGGGACACCGATCAAGCCTCGGTACTTGATCCGGGCATTTCGGAAGGCGGTCAGACGCGCGGGGATTGCGCATTGTCGCTTTCATGATTTGCGGCACACCTTTGCGACGCGGCTCGTGCAACGGGGGCTGGATCTCTACCGGGTGCAGCGGCTGCTTGGGCACAAGACCGGACTGATGACGCAGCGCTATGCGCACCACTCGCCGGAGAGCCTACGGGAAGGGGTTCGCTTAATTGGAAGAACCTCAGCCTGGAGCAGTCAGCACAAATTTAGCACAATCGATCGGAAGCAGTTTGGGTGGGGTTCAGAAGCCATTGATTTAAAGTGGTGAGCCGCCTGGGACTCGAACCCAGGGCCCTCGCCTTAAAAGATCGATGGAATCGGTTTTAACAGT from the Nitrospiraceae bacterium genome contains:
- a CDS encoding tyrosine-type recombinase/integrase, which encodes MGLVKRNHVWWMNFMYQGRQVRRSTGTTDKRLAEAILAKIRVTLVEGRFFDRLEEQDRTFAELMERYLTEYSVRKAPKSQKRDAQCAHHLLPFFGDKTLAEVTPRLLTEYKLMRRVMAKPATVNKELGLMRHAFNVASREWEWCRKNPLRRVSFEPVRNEVDRWLTAQEEARLLAAAFDWLQEVIVFALNTGMRQGEILALQWPDIDFERGTLLVMQSKNGTRRTIPLNTVVVDLLATKYARSISKTAWVFPTQAGTPIKPRYLIRAFRKAVRRAGIAHCRFHDLRHTFATRLVQRGLDLYRVQRLLGHKTGLMTQRYAHHSPESLREGVRLIGRTSAWSSQHKFSTIDRKQFGWGSEAIDLKW